In Brockia lithotrophica, one DNA window encodes the following:
- a CDS encoding Ribonucleotide reductase transcriptional regulator NrdR gives MRCPFCGYADTEVLETRHSPDGAQIRRKRRCKQCGRTFLTLETAALTLPRVVKRDGSREEFDDNKILRGLQRAAAKRPIPEDTLEEIVEKVKQRFLQEGLREVSSERIGEEVLRHLKDVDFVAYIRFASVYRKFETLHEFLEELRNLLGRDICQDA, from the coding sequence TTGCGTTGTCCCTTTTGCGGTTACGCGGATACCGAGGTTCTCGAAACGCGGCATTCTCCGGACGGTGCCCAAATTCGTCGCAAACGGCGGTGCAAGCAGTGCGGCCGTACGTTTCTCACGTTGGAGACGGCCGCCCTTACGCTTCCGCGCGTCGTCAAGCGCGACGGAAGCCGCGAGGAATTCGACGACAACAAGATCTTGCGCGGCCTGCAGCGGGCGGCGGCCAAGCGCCCCATTCCCGAAGATACCTTAGAAGAGATCGTCGAAAAGGTCAAGCAGCGCTTTTTACAGGAAGGGTTGCGGGAAGTCTCGAGCGAACGCATCGGCGAGGAAGTCCTGCGCCACCTGAAGGACGTGGATTTCGTGGCCTACATCCGCTTTGCCAGCGTGTACCGGAAGTTCGAAACTCTGCACGAATTTCTCGAAGAACTTCGCAACCTTCTGGGGCGCGATATCTGCCAGGACGCCTAA
- a CDS encoding Helicase loader DnaB, which produces MAETRVAPTPFVVVRQRPLGGEDLRNLLQLYVPFLGAEAFTLYLFWTHLAEGEEMEHAELLAHLQLAEAEFLRARRRLEGVGLLRTFVREPEGHVYFLLPPLVPREFLASDVLPALLRRAVGEERFRAVFRSLDLSSEPQNLGREVTASFGEAYPEYDLRNLFEALQAFGKRRGQGRGRGGGERAVSHPTEPASLHLLEVLPETSGPRGLSADESRGESGEPAPDGGITFVPRSVEEVLANFKTLSPYDLLRHYQGVPELSPADRRLVDDLLYVYRLPPEVANVLIDYVLLVKDKTFPRAFTEKVAATFARQGLRTAEETLAFLRRYHRKRRTTRTASGVGGASPDGQSRAGPSDSEGRSRGMRDRGGRGRSPVRIPAYIRLEDVLGEDPSPPEAVAIERFPEET; this is translated from the coding sequence GTGGCGGAAACCCGCGTCGCTCCGACCCCGTTTGTCGTCGTGCGCCAGCGACCCTTGGGAGGAGAGGACCTTCGCAACCTCCTTCAGCTGTACGTTCCCTTTCTCGGGGCGGAGGCCTTCACTTTGTACCTCTTTTGGACGCACTTGGCCGAGGGGGAGGAGATGGAGCACGCCGAGCTCCTCGCGCACCTTCAGCTTGCGGAAGCGGAGTTCCTCCGGGCGAGGCGGCGACTGGAAGGGGTGGGCCTTTTGCGGACCTTTGTCCGGGAACCGGAGGGCCACGTGTACTTCCTCCTCCCTCCCCTCGTGCCCCGCGAGTTTTTGGCGAGTGACGTCTTGCCCGCCCTCCTCCGGCGCGCCGTGGGCGAGGAGCGTTTTCGCGCCGTATTTCGCTCCCTCGACCTTTCCTCCGAACCGCAGAACCTCGGCCGCGAGGTTACGGCGTCGTTTGGCGAGGCGTACCCCGAGTACGACCTCCGCAACCTCTTCGAAGCGCTGCAGGCGTTTGGCAAAAGGAGGGGTCAAGGACGCGGCCGAGGTGGAGGCGAAAGGGCGGTTTCCCATCCCACCGAACCGGCTTCCCTCCACCTCCTCGAAGTTTTGCCGGAGACTTCCGGGCCTCGGGGACTATCGGCCGATGAATCCCGAGGGGAGTCCGGGGAACCCGCGCCCGACGGCGGGATCACTTTCGTGCCTCGAAGCGTGGAGGAGGTGTTGGCGAACTTCAAGACCCTCTCCCCGTACGACCTCCTGCGGCACTACCAAGGGGTGCCCGAATTGTCGCCCGCGGACCGGCGGCTCGTGGATGACCTCCTGTACGTGTACCGCCTGCCTCCCGAAGTCGCCAACGTGCTCATCGACTACGTCCTCCTCGTCAAGGACAAGACATTTCCCCGCGCCTTTACGGAAAAGGTAGCCGCGACTTTTGCCCGCCAGGGACTCCGCACGGCGGAGGAAACCCTCGCCTTTCTCCGCCGCTACCATCGGAAGCGCCGGACGACGAGGACTGCATCGGGCGTCGGCGGTGCGAGCCCCGACGGACAGAGCCGGGCAGGCCCCTCCGATTCGGAGGGCCGGTCCCGCGGGATGCGGGACCGAGGCGGGCGCGGGCGAAGTCCGGTCCGGATCCCCGCGTACATCCGCCTGGAGGACGTCTTGGGGGAAGATCCCTCGCCGCCAGAAGCCGTCGCCATCGAACGTTTTCCCGAGGAAACCTAG